A genomic stretch from Rhineura floridana isolate rRhiFlo1 chromosome 18, rRhiFlo1.hap2, whole genome shotgun sequence includes:
- the C1QA gene encoding complement C1q subcomponent subunit A, with translation MVRTLWLAACVLALFLEVAAPQDTVCQAPNGRDGHPGAQGLAGRPGQKGDVGEPGTAARSIGIQGPKGDPGVPGTPGTPGNQGYRGPDGPQGSPGEAGDKGSRGQVGDIMKQPRAAFSASLKNLKLLGNVVVFDNIITNEDAGYNRERGVFTCKDSGYYYFTFQVVSNGNLCLRLVHKGTQIVSFCDNNGQGVLQVNSGGSVLQLNQGESVWLESDPQAGNNIYVDTDADSVFSGFLLFSSGA, from the exons ATGGTGAGGACATTGTGGCTGGCAGCTTGTGTGCTGGCTCTGTTCCTGGAGGTCGCAGCTCCCCAGGACACCGTGTGCCAAGCGCCCAATGGCCGAGATGGACACCCAGGGGCTCAGGGCCTGGCCGGACGGCCAGGACAGAAAGGAGATGTCGGCGAGCCAG GGACGGCTGCAAGGAGCATAGGCATACAGGGGCCCAAAGGTGACCCAGGGGTTCCCGGGACACCAGGCACACCAGGAAACCAGGGCTACAGAGGCCCCGATGGTCCTCAAGGCAGTCCTGGTGAAGCAGGCGATAAAGGCTCCAGGGGGCAAGTTGGTGACATTATGAAGCAACCACGAGCTGCCTTCTCGGCCTCTCTGAAGAACCTGAAGCTTCTTGGCAACGTGGTGGTCTTTGACAACATCATCACCAATGAGGATGCGGGCTACAACCGTGAGAGGGGCGTCTTTACCTGCAAGGACTCAGGGTACTACTACTTCACATTCCAGGTGGTTTCCAATGGCAACCTGTGCCTTCGCCTCGTGCACAAAGGCACGCAGATAGTCTCATTCTGTGACAACAACGGACAAGGCGTCTTGCAGGTCAACTCAGGAGGAAGTGTCCTGCAGCTGAACCAAGGCGAGAGTGTCTGGCTGGAGAGTGACCCACAGGCCGGGAACAACATTTATGTCGACACCGACGCAGACAGTGTTTTCAGCGGCTTCTTGCTGTTCTCCTCAGGGGCCTGA